Proteins from a genomic interval of Chanodichthys erythropterus isolate Z2021 chromosome 8, ASM2448905v1, whole genome shotgun sequence:
- the LOC137025039 gene encoding microfibril-associated glycoprotein 4-like, translated as MAMMLFFAFLLPVVLGSDCKLMPFDCSDIYNSGETVSGIYTIYPAGDIPVWVYCHMISGGKDEDNGGWTVIQRRMDGSVNFYRPWKEYKRGFGNVEGEYWLGLENIYQLSRNRKYMLRVDLEDFEGRKGFALYSSFSVDCECAGYKLRVSGFTDGGAGDSLTSHNNQKFTTFDKDQDANEENCAKVYLGAFWYANCHNANPNGVYLWGEDGTHFAIGISWYHWKENFAVSMKSISMKIKSIS; from the exons ATGGCA ATGATGCTGTTTTTTGCATTTCTTCTCCCAGTTGTATTGGGCAGTGACTGTAAATTAATGCCATTTGACTGTTCTGACATCTACAACTCAGGAGAAACAGTCAGTGGGATTTACACCATCTATCCAGCAGGTGACATTCCTGTTTGGGTTTACTGTCACATGATCTCAGGTGGGAAAGATGAAGACAACGGAGGATGGACG GTGATTCAGAGGAGAATGGATGGCAGTGTGAATTTCTATCGGCCGTGGAAAGAGTACAAGAGAGGATTTGGGAATGTGGAGGGTGAATACTGGCTGG GGCTGGAGAACATTTACCAGCTGTCACGTAATAGGAAGTATATGCTGAGAGTGGATCTGGAGGACTTTGAAGGAAGGAAGGGTTTTGCTCTGTACTCGTCCTTCTCTGTGGATTGTGAATGTGCTGGATATAAACTGCGTGTTTCAGGATTCACTGATGGCGGAGCAG GCGACTCTTTGACCTCCCACAATAATCAGAAGTTCACAACCTTTGACAAAGACCAAGACGCCAATGAAGAAAACTGTGCAAAAGTGTATCTCGGGGCATTTTGGTATGCAAACTGTCACAATGCAAATCCCAATGGTGTGTATTTGTGGGGAGAAGATGGTACTCATTTTGCCATTGGTATTTCTTGGTACCACTGGAAAGAGAATTTTGCTGTCAGTATGAAATCCATCAGCATGAAGATCAAAAGTATATCCTAG
- the LOC137025300 gene encoding uncharacterized protein produces MALLQVHQAKALRDLHEGGHDPQVLQELRAATDLALRATKVTARSGTITSRNHSSRIHGSWQTPGKQLGTLRQDETITDLVVKTKQYAERYDLKPPHPVCSSKTTAHFRYTQEEDANDQECSEVEVYPNVWKREMFEALDLVCSEVERRFDQVRIQVAAGREQIIEAAQGKKNYVTSLKLTGFTRERLSHELDILWDICTGREVNTIRDVVPILQTTQPQTRSMLSEVEKLIKLCLCLPISVAASERSFWTLRRLKTWLRNTMSQERLTHLAIMDAHSDLLDEIDVSTLIKKCTSRTTERRSTFGNA; encoded by the exons atggcgttgttgcaggtccatcaggccaaggcactgagggacctgcacgagggtggtcacgaTCCGCAAGTTCTAcaagaacttcgtgccgcgacggacctcgcgctccgagcgacgaaggttacggcgcg CAGTGGCACGATCACTTCAAGGAACCACAGCTCTAGGATCCATGGAAGCTGGCAAACTCCTGGCAAACAACTGGGCACACTGCGACAGGATGAAACCATCACTGACCTTGTGGTCAAGACCAAGCAATATGCAGAGCGTTACGACCTGAAGCCGCCACATCCAGTGTGCAGCAGCAAGACAACTGCACACTTTCGCTATACACAAGAGGAGGATGCCAATGACCAAGAGTGCAGCGAAGTGGAGG TGTATCCGAACGTGTGGAAAAGGGAGATGTTTGAGGCGCTGGACCTGGTGTGCTCAGAAGTGGAGAGGCGTTTTGACCAGGTCAGAATCCAAGTTGCTGCAGGGCGAGAGCAGATCATTGAGGCAgctcaaggaaaaaaaaattatgtgacTTCTCTGAAACTCACCGGTTTTACAAGAGAGCGACTAAGTCATGAGTTGGACATACTGTGGGATATCTGTACAGGGCGTGAAGTTAACACAATTAGGGATGTTGTGCCCATTCTCCAAACCACGCAACCACAAACCCGTTCCATGCTGTCAGAGGTGGAAAAGCTCATTAAACTATGCTTGTGCCTGCCCATATCTGTCGCTGCATCAGAGCGCTCCTTCTGGACTTTGCGCAGGTTGAAAACCTGGCTGCGTAACACCATGTCACAGGAGAGACTAACGCACTTGGCCATTATGGATGCCCACAGTGATCTCCTGGATGAAATCGATGTCTCGACTCTGATAAAAAAATGTACAAGTCGAACAACTGAAAGAAGATCCACCTTTGGAAATgcatga